The Bactrocera dorsalis isolate Fly_Bdor chromosome 3, ASM2337382v1, whole genome shotgun sequence genomic interval ACAACAACGCCATTAACCGTTATTTGTCCACCGCGTCCACCCAAATCACCGCAATGCGCGAGCAATCAAACGAGCGGTTGCGGCACTGATCTCTCCGACACTGCTTCCGATGATGTGGCCGCTGATGTCGGCTCGCTGACGAGCATAAAtaacaatcacaacaacaacaacaacacaaagagtagcagcaacaataatgaGCACAACACCAGCTTGAGCAGCCGAGAGAGTTGTGCCACAGGCGGCAATGACAATAACGGACGCACACTGCAACAATACAATTCCGATTCGGAGCTGAGTCGTTGCTATGTAAGCGAAACGAGTTCGCTGGCGGGCGGCTACGAGAATCCCACTTTCGCGCACTTCGCCACAGCGGTGTCCTCATCGTCGATAGCCGCCTCGTCGGGCGTGGATGAGCCCGCCGATGTGGGCAGCGTTATCGGCGATAATCGCTCGTTGATGGCAGTGTCATCGACAACGACGGCCGACGATTGCGCATCGCACACCTCCGACACGTACCAAACGCCACAACAGGTTGCGGACAATGGCAGCGATGGCGGCAGTAATGTCGTCGTTATCTACGATCATCAGATACCCATCACGCCTGATATCGATTATGTCAAACAGAATTCCGAAATTGTCGTGCTGCGCACAAAGGATCCACTACAGCAACAATTGGGACGACAGGAAATGCGCGAATTGACACAACTGCCGACTAGTTTGTGTGCACCACACGATGGTTTGGCAGCACCGGGCGCCGGCATGATGTCCGTGCTGGCcttgtcgtcgtcgtcgttgtcGTGCTTGGGACCGACCTCGCCACCGCACACCGCAACCGTAGCGCCTGCCAAACAGCGACTCTCTTCTTTCCGCGCTTCCAGCGAACAACAACTGCAGCTGCTCGGTTgcggcgacaacaacaatagcggcAGCGAACTTTCACTGCTGCGCACGCCGCACCACCGCCATCATCAGCAGTATGCAAACGCAGGTACGGCACAAGCGCAAGCAGCGTGCAACGAGGAAGGTAGTAGAAGGGTGGCAACACCACCAAATGCACACAACATGCACGCAGATACCATAATACGTCGCAAAGCAGCGATACCACCACCCAAACCGACTTTGAGTATATTCAATGGCCAAGCGGCCGACCACAATTTGAGTTTAGAGGCTAACGCCAGCGTGCGTAAGAGTAGTAATAGTAGTTGTAGAGGTAGTTGTGAAGCGGTGGTCGAACGGCTGACGCCTGCGCCGGCACCGCCGCCACCGCTTTTGACGAAGGCCAATTTCAAGGCCGATTTAGATGCGAAAATTCGCAAGCAGAAATTGAAGTTGCAACTGCAGCacgaacaacagcaacaccacgAGCTGTTGCTACAGAAGCAGCAGCTATTACAggagcaacaacaattacaacaacattcaCCACAATCAGCCGGCAACAACACGAATAGTTCAATATACCTCAGCAACCACAACCACAATCATAGCAATTCCAATAACACCACTACCAACAACATCAACACCATCACTACCACCACAACCACCAGCGGCGTCGGCAATGGCCTTGGCAATCGCAATAGCAGCAGCGGCGCCAGCAGCAACactcacaacaacagcaataacaataattgtAATGCAATTAGCTTAAATAAGCGCAGTTGTAGTACGGCTATGTCGaatgcaacaactacaacatcAAAAACTACAACTGCATCTGCATCCGCATCATCATCCAATCATTTGGCATTTGTAGTGAAAGCTGCATCATCCCATCACCACACAAACGCATCCGCATCATCCTCATTAGCAGGGCCACAGCTTGTCTATCAAAATGGTACTAAAAGTAGTAGTAATAATagaaatttgaataataatagTGATAGTAGAAGAAATGCATCAGCAACTTCATCTGCATATCCTAAAACCAGTAAGCAAACCCATTCTAATCGTACTCATTATCAATTTCATGCACTGAaatcacacaacaacaacaacatgaacaacaaaaatcacaccaccaccaccaacaacaatattaatgcTAAAACACGACCCAAACGTTCTGCCTCCATGTCATCTACACAAAAATCATCAAACTCCACCATTCGTGCCTCATCTCCATCGCCATCCACCATAACATCGTCATCATCGTCGTCATTATTATTATGCACGCCTGCAATTCGGGCTTCGACTGATCGCCTGTTGAAATGTCCACCAACACCGCCATTACCGTTGCGTTCGCAATTGGTTGCCcatcaaaaaccaaaacaacaacaacacccacATATACACAATCAAACCAACAACCATGCGACATTATCAACAACTTCATTGTCGTCATCAACATCATTGTCATCGTCATGCCCATCATCAGTGTCTCTCTCCGCCTGCGCCTATGCGTGTTCTTCCACTTGTGCAACACCAACATCAATACCACCCACCATTCACACCAAACAATCAGCAGCTTCTGCCTCGGTCTCGTCTGCATCTGCACCCGCATCCAACTCCAATATAAATTCCGCCAACGCCAAACCGAATATCACGCCGAGACCGGCTTCATTGTCGGGTTCGTTCGTTTTTGACTCTTTTTGACATTCTTTttggttgtttgtttttgtgttctACTTTGTTTTACTCGTACGTACTAATATTCTCACACACTTAACTGACCTAATTTCTTCTTTGGTGCTTTTGTGTTGTTTATCTCTCACGGTTTTTTCTGATCGATTCTTCGTATTTCTTCTGCTTTGTTTATTAACCAACTCGTGTGCTTTACTAAATTTTAGTATCTATAATTTTGTTGAGTCTCTTAAACACTGAGTTAATAGTAGTAACCAATTTTTGGTCTacacaaagagatattgtaatTGCAATAAACAATAACCTaaccttaaaatattaaatattaaatattaatattcggTTCCATTGCCGAATTCACTTAATTCTTGCGTTTCTTAAACActgatttaatataataattattggtttttaagtcaattaaaattagttaatttcataaaaaccttTTAAAGAATaagagtttttgttgtagtatCGTATATCACAAAAATCAAACACTCTTAATGCACATTGACCCTTTTTGAACTTGACGCCCACTAAGTAGGTCGACATTTCACCTCGCGACCCCTTCAATATCCATgcttacaaaaaaaacacaaaaatagaaACAGTTATCGCACTATTTTCTGTCTTACTTCTTTCGAAAATCAATGCAAATCTTCTGGAGCACGTTTTTCTCacattgtttataaaaaaaaaatctttaggttaggttaggttcaaCTGGTAGGCCATTAAGGCACGCATAGACGGAGTTCAGTTCTTCAGCTCCTAGgtccaagagaagtagtcatcctttggGAAGCTTgcacttgacgcgaattttaacagactctgcggcctcactatcgatacctcctcccttgtatcataccgtggggacccaTGCATACAGCGTAGTCTTACCAATgcaggacaagtgcacaagagagtTTCCATAGTGCCTGCTCTTAACATTTTTTGCAGTATTCTCGGGTGTGTGCGGCCATCAGACACTGCCAGTTAGTATTCTCATcgtgttcctacagtctcttctatcgactACCAATAACAATTTTTGTGTTCTTCCGATTTaacgttttgcacatgacttatACAGTCCTGTACCCAGGTATCTCGTACCATCGGGTTTTGATATTCTTTACTATGCTTCTGCCTAGATCGTCGTgcagacaatgcatgggtttctcAATGTTaatcacgttttcggatgttagccgtacaccattcttggcaatctcgtccactatttcattgtcctcgatgcctttgtggcctggcaaCCAGTAGAAttgaagttgcttacttctggtaacactttccactgctgccatgctttccaagacacttctggccgatatgcgatacgatgttactgccttgattgttgcttggctgtctacgtaaaTGGTGAATCTGGATTTGCCTGCAAGTGCATTACAGGCCAGCTCCGCGACTTTCGTAATAGCAGAGACCTCAACTTGAAGTGGTCCGTTAATTTAAAAGGTTGCCAACTCTGTACAGTATATCCCCGCACCAACTTCATCGttcattttcgagccatccgtatagATATTTAAAGTGTTGCGCGTAGCTAAAATACTTTTACGCCAGTCATCGTTTTCTGTTTTTACTTTGAATCCTCTTTTCCAGTTGAAAAGTAGGATCATGTTGAAGTTGACATTTTATGCGACTTTATATCGCACATCTtgcaaacaatattttcaaaatttaaagctttttcgatttccttttctacacacatatgtatatgaacgaTTATTTCTTTCGccttttagatttttattttcggtGTCGGTTGTCTAAATATCGCTGAATAAAAACTAATAGCTTTTAAAccaattaaaaatcataaatattatttttcattccattcatattcacatatatgtatatatatttaagactTTAATATCATTGTTTTCCTTCCTTGACATTATGGACCcttatagtttttatatttcaattaaaatctttttcttataattttttcttactttttaaatttacatagaAACGCCTTTATGAAAAGTTGTTAAGCTATTATTTTTCAACCCTATTTGATATTTTCAACATATAAACCAACGAGTCCCAgtcagcttttgagatatccaaCTGAAATTCTGCACACCTTCTTTTCTcctcaaaaagctgctcatttgtcggaagcgCTGATTTCGAACTGTACACACAGTTCTTTTAAACTCATAACTCAAGCCCctgtaaggaaaattttttatttgactagaaATTTGCACTAAATTTGGTggaaattattgtccaaggcggCACTATAATCTCTAAATATAACTTTTCAGAtcgaacactatagcatatagctgccatacaaactaaatgatTAAAACCAAGTCTTTGTAGAGAAaactttcacgaaattttgcatagacTTTTGACCGTTGGCATTGCAGATGGGGGGAATCGGTTCACTGCCACGCCTGCATAGTGCCGTTCAGCGAAAACATATGAAGTGccataataaataaccactaaatAAAGGTACTAAATTGTAATTTGGTACAGTGGATCACAGTAGCGAGGGTATCTgtgtctttaaaatttttttaaaagtggGCATAGCCCTGCCCTCTAAGTGGTTTAATGTGCATATTTCCCAAACCACTTAAGccaattcaaccaaattttcttagaacaaatgtttttgtttttttgcgcgaaaatggatgaaatcgtaAAGTAATCCTGCcaactccccatataacgggtCTTGTTTTTTAACTTCTAAAGttcgacaaaaaaaataaaaaaatgtgtcagAGACATTATCTTTTACACCCGAGTGGGTACAAGACGTTTTTGTAGAAACTGGTGCCAAAATTCGACGAGCGTAGTACCGCTCACCTTTAAgtgaaattatacatatttctcCGGATCTACTCGGTCTTATTTCAGCCCTGTTCAGCCCTGCGTCTGCTcctattctaaatattttaccGAATTTCAGCCATTCCTTGCCtgattatatttatgtacttttgtttatattttttttatttcggttttttatatatattttttattttttttaacatatttttttatttttttttaatatattttgttatttattttttaatatattttgttatttttttttgcattatttagtTCCTACAGTAAATTTTTGACTGAAGCGTGCTTATATTAATctacttttgtttaaattttttttcaattcggtttttttatttatttttctatatatttttctataactttttgtttttttttattttgttatttttttatgttttaggtTATATTTTCtcgcaatttttttgttttatatagcTATTCTTTTGCGTGGTTACATTAATACCACATATGCAATGCCCTACAAGTTtttgtttatagtttttataattcggtttttttttatttttttttataattttttttataattttttgattttttttatttgtttttttttttgttttaatttttttatttagtttttcagttattttttgtttttattttttttttaaatttaatttttttatatttttttataattttttgatttttttatttgtttttttttttaattttttagtttagtttttcagttattttttgtttttattttttttttcaatttaattttttttaatttatttttatttaatttaatttttatgattctAATCTATTGCAGGTACTGTTATTActactgttgtttttttttatcggaCCAACAGTTATATTTAccacatgtacacacatacatacataattaatttAGGTGCATTCACAACATTTAAATATTGAGTTGACACTCCTGTACATCCTAACACTCCATCAATCTCATCATATCATTTCTCCTCTTAAACATTCTCATCAATTCATccattaaatattcatatacacacacacacattaatactgcttgttatacatacatatatgtaactcaCTTGCCTGGTTAAGCACCTACCACTCACACTCATTCCCAATTTAAGTTGGACTAACTGCGTGGAAGAGGAATCGTGGAGTCGGTGgtattaagaagaaaaaaaaacaaacaaaaaataagctgcaatttttttttttttcaaaatattattcaaatggTTCATATGTGCAACTCTGGTGAAcggctaataaaaaaattggtgtCTACTAATTTTGCTAATTGCTAAttgaattatatgtatatataacatttttgaaatcgTATACACCAAAATTGAATCAATTGCAATATTACTGCATTAAATTAGCATTTTggcagcaaacaaaaatttcgatACTTCAGTTATGCATTTGGTTTTTCGACTGTTTGACAATATGTCAACTGTACATAgaaagtatatgtacataacgttagtgtatatatatgtacatttatacataacttcgtatatataaaaacacatCTATCTAGGATAATATGCTCGTGTGATATGAGTAACTAAACTGGCCTGCTAAATATTATGGTGTCTTGTGTTTGTGCATCTAAcagtcaataaataaaaaaaaatctttaacatatacatttatatttaattaaaaaatatataatatgactTTGGCAATTAACAAACTTAATGGGAAATTCAAAATCATCTAATACcaatcaaaaatgttttcaacaaaaattctaattcatattttgttttgttgcaacAGGAGGCGTAACACGCATAGCGCGTCGCTCATCGGTGAATACGGCCAAGCCACCGCCGCCAGTGCGTCGCAGCTCATCGGTGACGCCAAGTCACAATGCCACCGGCACGGCGGTAagtgaagtatttttaaaaaaaattttgtagctaaatttaagtgaaaaattgaAATGTTAGGTATAAAAAGGCGAAAAATAGGTTAAGTATTTGAATTGAGGTTATGTATGCAAAGTACACAACACTAAACTACACACACTTTAGCTTTAAGCACCAATACacattattgaaaacaaaaatcgatagtttttataatttttattttatttttttttttttttatttcacaaagtttttaaatatttaaatttttgtaaatcattttttgcaaaaaaaaattaaataataaaaaaatttttaaaatttccacaattttcttcagcattttattttcaatatttttctttttaaaatatgaaaaattttgaaaatttcaacaattttcttcagcaatttttttcaatagttttttttttttaattacttttttttccaaaacagtttttaagcaatttttttaaacaagttttttaattttttttttaagattttttgtcaacatttatttttcaaatttttttttttcaattatttttatttttcaaattttagctTTAAGCACCAATAcacattatttgtttttttttcaaaataattaagcattcttacatttttttttttaatttaaaggaaaatgttgaaaaagaaaatcaaaaaaactttattttttttttaatttaaaattcaatttaaatttaaacagtCAACATTTtgcttagaatttttttaagtctttaatattaaaaaaatgtcaagttttttttcaatattttggttgaaaaaagttttttttttgacaatttattttttcaatatttttgttttcaacaatttttctcaaattttttttcaatatatcaaAGGAGTGtttcaaagtttttgtttattttaaacattttttttttcaatatttctttttctaaattttttgttcctacgtgtacattttttaaataatttttttttaattagcttttcaattttcatattttttaaattatcttctactattttgcaatttttatttaattataatttcatttacttGCAACATTATCGTATGCTAAAATGCAATTAGGCTACACAATTGCCACAACAaaatcaacagcagcaacaacactatCAACATCCTCAACAACTCCATCATTTGCATCCTCATGCCAACCAACAACCATCGCCagctacgacaacaacaatacaaaattcCCACTACGATACCGTTGACAGTCTACCACCTCCACCCGCTTATCTGCTAGACTCAAGACAAGCACAGTCGTCGACTCCCACACCGCCACCACCATCAGCTGTTTCGGCTTCCGCAATACCGAGTTCATCGTTGAAAGTAGCCGAAACGGTGAAGGCGTTATCGGCTATGCGTCACAAACCCGCTTCTCCGAATGCGATACGGCacatgcaacagcaacagcaacagttgCAGCATTCACATCAATCGCTGCAGGTGAGCAAATGTAGTGCAACGTCCCTCCACCGAATATATCTCCCTAACAATCTTGCATAGCAAGAACAACTGGCATTTAGTGAAAGCGTTGTCCACGTGGTTCTGAGATTTTTCTTCTTTGTTGAAGTTTTATTTTACAGTTATCTGTACTTTTCTTAAAgcgttgatatttatttttgattactttaaaatatatatgtatatgattttataaatttaaaaaatctgaagtTTCGAAAAAAAGGTTCGCTAacactttttaaactttgtaCAAAGTTTTCGAgtatttccatgaatttttaatttttcctacaATAAGCTCATAAAGGCATTAACATCAAAATAAGTCAAAATTCTTACTTTTGTCAGaaattttgtttcgaaaatattctAACTTCAAAATCCAATTCTTCTAATTCATAATTCTCCTTTGATAAGAAccaaaataaagcaattttaaGCTTTTGAGTGGATGTTTGAAGTCAAAAATTCACACTTTTGCCAGGAATTTGGTTTTCGAAAATTCTTTAACTCCATACATGCTAGCGCTAAGTTCAAAAACCACATTTTTCTAGATTTCGAACTACAATGAATTATTTTCAAGctctatataaatttttgagtgGGGTTTTGAAATCCAAACTCATACTTTTGCCAGtaattttgttttcgaaaatattctaACTTCATACAAGCTAGTACTAAGTTTTAAAATGCAATTCTTCTCTAACAATATccaaaataaagaattttcaagcTTTTGAGTATAATTCTGTAGTCAAAAACTTTCACTTTTGGCAGTAACTTTGTTTTCGAAATTCCTTAATCTTGACAGGCCCtaccaaaatttgaaaaaccaaCTTTTCTGAACATAGCacaaaaaattatgtgttttcaaacacaatttgaatagtttttgaatgcgtttttgaagttaaaatttcttatttttaccaGTAATCTTATTTTAATCAACCACActtctttatatttatgtatgtatatatttcatttaaattaatttatttctttattttaatttacgctgatttaacaattattttttatgctcaCATATTCTTTTACAAaacatttatattcaaatatgcaaattgtctgcgcttaaattgaaaaataaaatccaaacactgtacacacacacatacccaccCGCTGGCACAAACTCTCTGCCCCCGTTTCTCAATACATCAAAATCCGCACCACCAATGAATTCCGCACGCACCAACACCACTACGCCCACCACAATAGTTTTCACCAATACAAACACCAACACCGTCATCACCatcaccaacaccaacacctaTACAACTACAACAGAATATTTATTCAACCACTGTTAAGACATTCTCCTCTACCGCTTTGCTGCCGCCCGACTCCAACACTGAACAGACGCTTCATTACGACGCCTACTCATACTATAATCCCTATATGGAGGTCAGCAGGACCACCACCCAACTGACCTCTGCCAAAATGCCGCTTACTAATGCTAATCATGCTAATGCCGCTGCTAATGAAGCTGCCTATCAAACTTTGCCAATAACACCAACATCTATTTATTACTATGATGCCGTTACCAcgcagccaacaacaacaatagcaacaacaccaaTGAAATCACAATACTTACAGTCGAATGCACTGCCGGACACGTATGGTGTGCACACGACGATTCGTAATACACCCACAAAGGCAAACAATCCACCGGTGTCACCATCATATACCTCACCACCACCATACGATTTCCAACATAgcaaaatagagttgccaccacCATTACCGCCACCCAATCCCAATCAACAGCGTTCGCttaagcagcagcagcaccaacaacaacaacaaaaacaatttgctgaTCACCAATACAATACACAAGCCACATCCACACCGCATCCAACACAATATcaatacaccaacaacaacaatcagctTCAACAAAAACGCCAACATGAACAGATTTATGATTATTTGCCGTCACATCAGCACCTGCACCACTCTCCCAAGCTACAGCATAAGccgccgcagcagcagcagcagcagccatcgcaaatacagcaacagcaacaacaacagcaactagcACATCATTTAGACGCTCTCATGATCGATAATGAGGATGAGGCGACCGTGTATAGCGACAACGCCGTAAGTCCAGCTTTGGTGTGATTCGCAGCGTCATTTGTACAATGCTCTAATCTAGTGTAATCTGTAATTCATACTAATCAGCTTCATCACACCTGCatcacatacgtatgtatgtatgtaatcaaCGCATTTGCAACATCAGCAATCGCCGTCAAATTCAATACTGGGTGTCGTAGTGCTAACAAATgcttaaaaacttatttaaaaaaatattaaaatttttaaaaaaatttagtggaaTCAAGCCTAGTAGTAACGccatttaaaaactaaaagaaaaattaattcacACGCATAACTTAACTAACAAGGGATAATTCATTGCTTCCGATTttacttattaatattttgttattgtaatattaAGTAACCTCTGAGAGCGCATTTAAACTCATGCTGCacatttttataagatttttattattataagctttaattttttttaacgtttaaacaatattttccaattacaaaatattcaaactcCTTAGAAAAAATTTCCTGCAGTCTCTTAAAAACCGTATAGCTTTCAAGATCGGTCTtactttaactatttttttttttttgccttttttaatttttatatttgattattttctttAGTGCTTCCCCTAACAATACTTGTACTTGTGAACaaaagggaaaatatttaattattcatcaatatttattttgtcgccttcaaagttaTCCCCACCAGTTGTAATACATTTacgccaacgatttttccagccctcgaaacacttttcataaacacttttggaatggccttcagcttcttcagcgcATTTTGTTTTacctcttcgatcgactgaaaacgggttccaccaAGCGAcagtttcagtttggggaacaagaaaaaatcacaaaaaaaccaAATCTGGTTTATTGATGCTATTCTTTGCGTTTTTAGCTTGAAactcggtcacaatcgtggctcgatgcgttGGTGCATTATTATCGTGTAAAATCGATGATTTGTTCTTCATAACTCCGGCAGTTTTCGTCGCATTTTCTCAAGCAAACGCCTCAATGCAGCCAAACATAACTCCTTATTGAtcgtctgtccctccggaacaaattcttCATATACCAaatcacgaatatcgaaaataatGAGCATCATCTTGATTTTTTAGTGGCTTTTGCGTAGTTATTTTTGgcttcggctcgttttttctcttcattcCTAAGATTCTTgacttgtttgtatgtcaaactcataagctCATGTTTCATCTTCTGctataatgctctccataaaTGTGGGATCACAATTCGCACGATCAATCATGTctaaagagacctgtttacggtactgaaaataattcagctttatcgggacgagtcgagcaagaacacgtttcatacccaaaatattcaccaaaatcattcaaatggattcgcgagagatgtctaacgcttgcctgacgattttcaagtaccatatcagttgaagaggtcggaggtcgtccagaacgaggcatgtcttcaatgatctgtccaccgtctttgaaggtgtttttgataaatttgaatcaccgtaagccttttccaacattcacaATGATTTCGCCCactaaatttggttaaaaatacaaaatttgagacgaattatttttttgacattcatccgggtgcttttttgtcacaatgtacctggtcaaataaaaaaaatactccaTGCAagatgatgaaaaaaaattttagttattatCTCAAGAATTAAGTACTAGACATACAAACGAACAAAGCTAAtcgacttacatacatacaagtatatatgtaccatGCGGTTTGCGATATTTACTTCAGAGTGTTACTAATTTTGTGGCAAATTTATTATGCCTAGGTCAGTGTCCCCTGCAGAGCCTAAATAGGCGAACTCCTCCCTTTTTTCTTGGCTTCTGTATCTTTAACCGATCCCCAAATTATGTTCACATCACAATTTCTTtcttcttgaatatttttgtgtaattgGTTTTCCTGTTGACGCAATGGATTAGCTTCACTAAAAATTTGTCGATTGGCTGATAAAACCAAACTCATTTGACGCCCTCTGTTTTGCCAATAATAACTCCGCCTGGGGTTCTTTGGCGTCGACAATGATTTATGCAttatgtgttgctcatacgacatggtgcacCATGTAAATACAGTACACTTGATGCataactttaactgcgtataacttttaaattaatgtttacacgagaaaaataaaagtgtagTATAACATATT includes:
- the LOC105228998 gene encoding mucin-4 isoform X20, which gives rise to MDLSLERDSSSALGSLFQQIINDLKNTSPLWEDFVTKATKLHQCLRAAIQAIAAYLDAFQKIADAATNSRGASKEIGTALTRVCLRHKAVESRLKTFTTAIMDCLVQPLQEKLEDWKRTVITIDKEHAKEYKRCRTELKKRSSDTLRLQKKARKGQSDTIQSLMDSHKQDVTLRRAELEEVEKKSLRSAMIEERLRYCTFVHMLQPVVKEECEVMSELGHLQEAMDSIALVTKEPSVLPQASEELIHDTKATMSLYPESPGGGSSSQGGCSNSLGSRKSSVCSISSMNSSGSSNSPGHHHYPRSLSQLISPAIRLKPGESSDSGFCSSPALTTQATTATSQSHAVSTWPPHSQDAVPVLPPASDRPHTISTAYEKGHQRPPLTVYTFQNPETILEGSGGSGSIPGTPNGTSGGAGSGANTPSTQKSPAGALSRPPLPVRCSSLERPLSANNNRSTSNLLQRQCPSPIPAHITKDKSFEDSIQELNNLIGELDSFQREIDASKRATTATAPTPTADETVGDNCGDRPFPLIGTSSNSVVVVADSNQMSSNAKAITTLADTEAERVDTTTPLTVICPPRPPKSPQCASNQTSGCGTDLSDTASDDVAADVGSLTSINNNHNNNNNTKSSSNNNEHNTSLSSRESCATGGNDNNGRTLQQYNSDSELSRCYVSETSSLAGGYENPTFAHFATAVSSSSIAASSGVDEPADVGSVIGDNRSLMAVSSTTTADDCASHTSDTYQTPQQVADNGSDGGSNVVVIYDHQIPITPDIDYVKQNSEIVVLRTKDPLQQQLGRQEMRELTQLPTSLCAPHDGLAAPGAGMMSVLALSSSSLSCLGPTSPPHTATVAPAKQRLSSFRASSEQQLQLLGCGDNNNSGSELSLLRTPHHRHHQQYANAGTAQAQAACNEEGSRRVATPPNAHNMHADTIIRRKAAIPPPKPTLSIFNGQAADHNLSLEANASVRKSSNSSCRGSCEAVVERLTPAPAPPPPLLTKANFKADLDAKIRKQKLKLQLQHEQQQHHELLLQKQQLLQEQQQLQQHSPQSAGNNTNSSIYLSNHNHNHSNSNNTTTNNINTITTTTTTSGVGNGLGNRNSSSGASSNTHNNSNNNNCNAISLNKRSCSTAMSNATTTTSKTTTASASASSSNHLAFVVKAASSHHHTNASASSSLAGPQLVYQNVSLSACAYACSSTCATPTSIPPTIHTKQSAASASVSSASAPASNSNINSANAKPNITPRPASLSGGVTRIARRSSVNTAKPPPPVRRSSSVTPSHNATGTAATQLPQQNQQQQQHYQHPQQLHHLHPHANQQPSPATTTTIQNSHYDTVDSLPPPPAYLLDSRQAQSSTPTPPPPSAVSASAIPSSSLKVAETVKALSAMRHKPASPNAIRHMQQQQQQLQHSHQSLQFSPIQTPTPSSPSPTPTPIQLQQNIYSTTVKTFSSTALLPPDSNTEQTLHYDAYSYYNPYMEVSRTTTQLTSAKMPLTNANHANAAANEAAYQTLPITPTSIYYYDAVTTQPTTTIATTPMKSQYLQSNALPDTYGVHTTIRNTPTKANNPPVSPSYTSPPPYDFQHSKIELPPPLPPPNPNQQRSLKQQQHQQQQQKQFADHQYNTQATSTPHPTQYQYTNNNNQLQQKRQHEQIYDYLPSHQHLHHSPKLQHKPPQQQQQQPSQIQQQQQQQQLAHHLDALMIDNEDEATVYSDNASFRTSSPGIYAQPKIVTSMSSFRSGSPAPTNDHHNQHHHVIPPTQPKTNPNLIAQLSARLSKQNQQQHTSDGIYGSTPNSPNHHNMHQQQQQQQHQHQHHQSEPVYMRNYTHPHHQQQQQMSSVATGSMHQQQNYDAAQTPKHQSSYAPAGGVARQQQLQQQQQQQHHPHHREPHTHSCPPPLENPPPPPTNSSIYAATANATATMPKNAMRSNAGATYAPPTATMTLPKNLAQQRLQQQQHYQQQQQQQHYQQQQYQQSTAIGANAAAQQHHQSQQHSQTATVNQRAQMPLPHQQQQQQQMSYKQKSATLQSNHRQPPIPSRHSSVQQKIFVATNPFIQTTTIHCHSPASVHSQPASPTCSSPSSLASIYGTSSRSHHHHHHQQQQQQQHQHHGSGSGSGVGGGAAGNGYYAAPHNPTGYASSNIEKAGSIRSKTKAEFLENLNAKLAKQGLSGRAFAVRNLINSKALMYQNPQILMRPSAQYRAQPQPQAPPTPPTSSAEESSSH